The following coding sequences are from one Bradyrhizobium sp. WSM471 window:
- a CDS encoding acyltransferase — protein sequence MEASEARRFVVLDFYRFVAALGVFIFHLKLIDTGISPAWNGSYGLFVDMFFILSGFVISYSYPSDARGVAAYSRFMIRRIARIYPLHLLSLLIFVVLIGVGLERTARSTPLDFLYNLVLLQAWGVTDHLSFNSPSWSISAEFFCYLVFPLLMLLARKVQPIVLGAIVAALYLVLAHGHLPIWQERSQMYGANFDYGMLRALPSFLNGILLAILFRMSHPYRHKRMIFAGIGTFGLSVLVLNVFAKPDLAIVLFSCAILLTAVGESAFRQFPGARLLGRLGNTSYAIYMLHDAVLIAVFKPLWTWLGLRPDQFALFALACCVVLTVIADRTYAYFENPARRFINRWADIGAASPRKAAATDTSVRFDNTTERAVN from the coding sequence ATGGAAGCCAGTGAAGCAAGACGTTTTGTCGTTCTCGACTTCTACCGCTTCGTCGCCGCGCTCGGGGTCTTCATCTTCCACCTGAAGCTGATCGACACTGGCATTTCGCCGGCCTGGAACGGGTCCTACGGCCTGTTCGTGGACATGTTCTTCATCCTGTCCGGCTTCGTGATCTCCTATTCCTACCCGTCCGACGCGCGTGGCGTGGCGGCCTATTCCCGTTTCATGATCCGTCGCATTGCACGGATCTATCCGCTGCACCTGCTGAGCTTGCTCATCTTCGTGGTGCTCATCGGCGTCGGCCTGGAGCGCACGGCCCGCTCGACCCCGCTGGACTTCCTGTACAACCTTGTGCTGCTCCAGGCCTGGGGCGTCACCGACCATCTCAGCTTCAACTCGCCGTCCTGGTCGATCAGCGCGGAATTCTTCTGCTATCTGGTGTTTCCGCTGCTGATGCTGCTTGCGCGCAAGGTCCAGCCGATCGTGCTTGGCGCGATCGTCGCAGCGCTCTATCTGGTTCTTGCCCACGGCCATCTGCCGATCTGGCAGGAACGGTCGCAGATGTATGGAGCCAATTTCGACTACGGGATGCTCCGCGCGCTGCCGAGCTTCCTGAATGGCATCCTGCTCGCCATCCTATTTCGGATGTCGCATCCCTATCGGCACAAGCGGATGATCTTCGCCGGCATCGGCACGTTCGGCCTCTCCGTGCTCGTCCTCAACGTCTTCGCCAAGCCGGATCTGGCCATTGTCCTGTTCTCCTGCGCGATCCTGCTCACTGCGGTCGGCGAAAGCGCCTTCAGGCAGTTTCCGGGTGCCCGCCTGCTTGGACGGCTCGGCAACACCTCATATGCGATCTACATGCTGCATGATGCGGTTCTCATTGCCGTGTTCAAGCCGTTGTGGACCTGGCTCGGACTGCGGCCTGATCAGTTCGCCCTGTTCGCCCTGGCGTGCTGTGTGGTCCTGACCGTCATCGCTGACCGCACCTACGCCTATTTCGAAAATCCGGCGCGGCGCTTCATCAACCGCTGGGCCGACATCGGGGCCGCATCCCCGCGCAAGGCGGCCGCAACCGACACCTCCGTCCGCTTTGACAACACCACCGAACGGGCGGTCAACTGA
- a CDS encoding RHS repeat protein, translating to MSDQTILSASGFINSIGVNTHAGFGWTGYNNLALMVDDLKYLGVTHLRDAMGTSPAAQPVVEGLAAAGYKFDFLVSSALPQTGTTGLQNYIASLQKFATSHPGSISAIEGLNEANHQPFSYNGSSSLTAAAQFQSALYQAVNANAALGSIPVYNLSLAYNDPQGYSQLGNMSGSVDYANAHAYVSTSLTTGSSISATLSAVMAAAPGKPVVITETGYTTQANTQYLGVNETVQAKSILNTLVDACKAGVSATYLYELLDRDSSASNTNPEANFGLFNSDGTPKLAATAIHNLTTILADDGKGNLQPTDPLNYTLSNMPATGNSMVLGKSNGAYELVVWAEPKLWNDPTDTEVSNPAQTVTVNLGGVHHSVKVYDTLTGTTAIASYTDVSTITIPVSDHPLIIEIDAPPTTTTPPDTRTSVSGTAAEIVPQLSDLSTSTALKTITLTDSHVLPVASKATMDYMIAQYGGALSKIEGGYSFSVTNTAATWRSTNTYNSGGTLLSKSDTGLNSSGQPTSTTVAYTDGSKDLISYTGGVKTKFVHVGTDATRTTDTYNTAGTLLSEVVQKSDGYYSTTLYTSGVKTAAYVKNADGSQDNYTYGITGKSFTTQVQHLDASGKITSVTRSHADGSLDSTQVYNPDGSSVITTYSATGVKLVETAYHADHSKDVWTYNITGQTYATEHDVYNATGFLAGLTRLHSDGSLAFKLTQTTAGTKTTDWYNAAGSLTGEVVQKADGFSSTTLYSNGVKTNAYVKNADGSQDNTAYGITGQSYTTLIQHVDPTGKVTAVTRKHADGTLDYTQVINSDGGSVVTNYDAAGSRTKETDFHADGSKDVFLFNIAGQTYTTEHDIYDATGFLTTLIRKHADGSMAFKLLQSADGTKTTDWYDASGVLTSEVLQKPSGYSATTVYTNGVKTAAYITNADMSHDNYSYNIIGQSYTTQYQHLDPSGQTTEVTRWHADNSLDYTQIVNSDGSSVVTNYDASGVKKTETDYHADGSKDVFQFNVAGQTYTNEHDSYDSTGFLTDIVRTHADNSLAFTLKQSADGAKTSDWYDAHGVITSEVTTKSDGYSSTTVYSGGVKSAAYIKNADGTSDNWNYNITGQSYTTQHQHLDASGKMVELTRTHADGTLDYTQVIHDDGSKLTDIYNSAGTKTQEIANNTDGSKDVFLFNFNGQTGTTQHENYNSASALQFFDQSKADGTHNVTAVAGGVTIQGGAGNDVFSAAPNSTTIAYDHGQDQILNFQAGDGTTHDVVQISKLLAADYGHLQITQSGTNALITFSDSDSILLKNVYVSSLTSHDFVFV from the coding sequence GCTAATCACCAGCCCTTCAGCTACAATGGCAGCTCGAGTCTTACCGCCGCGGCTCAGTTCCAGAGCGCGCTCTATCAGGCGGTCAACGCCAATGCCGCGCTCGGCAGCATCCCCGTGTACAATCTGTCACTGGCCTATAACGATCCGCAGGGCTACAGCCAGCTCGGCAACATGTCGGGCTCGGTCGACTACGCCAACGCCCACGCCTATGTCAGCACCAGCCTGACGACCGGCAGCTCGATTTCGGCCACGCTGAGCGCCGTGATGGCCGCGGCACCGGGAAAACCGGTCGTCATCACCGAGACCGGCTACACCACGCAGGCCAACACCCAATATCTCGGCGTCAACGAGACGGTGCAGGCCAAATCGATCCTGAACACCCTGGTCGATGCCTGCAAGGCGGGCGTGAGCGCGACTTATCTCTACGAGCTGCTCGACCGCGACTCCTCCGCCAGCAATACCAACCCCGAGGCCAATTTCGGGTTGTTCAATTCCGACGGGACGCCGAAGCTCGCCGCCACGGCCATTCACAATTTGACGACCATTCTGGCCGACGACGGCAAGGGAAACCTGCAGCCGACTGATCCACTGAACTACACCCTGAGCAACATGCCGGCCACCGGCAACAGCATGGTGCTCGGCAAGAGCAACGGCGCTTACGAGCTCGTGGTGTGGGCGGAGCCGAAGCTCTGGAACGATCCCACCGATACCGAGGTCTCCAATCCGGCTCAGACGGTCACCGTGAACCTCGGCGGCGTGCATCATTCGGTCAAGGTGTACGACACGCTGACGGGAACCACTGCGATCGCCAGCTATACCGACGTCAGCACGATCACTATTCCGGTCAGCGATCACCCGCTGATCATCGAGATCGATGCCCCTCCGACCACCACGACTCCGCCGGACACGCGGACCAGCGTCAGCGGCACCGCTGCCGAGATCGTGCCGCAATTGTCCGACCTCAGCACGTCGACGGCGCTGAAGACGATCACGCTGACCGACTCGCATGTCCTACCGGTCGCCTCGAAGGCGACCATGGACTACATGATCGCCCAATACGGCGGCGCTCTCTCCAAGATCGAGGGGGGATACTCGTTCTCGGTAACGAATACGGCCGCGACCTGGCGGAGCACGAACACCTACAATTCCGGCGGGACGCTGCTGTCGAAGTCGGACACCGGCCTGAATTCGAGCGGACAGCCGACCTCGACCACCGTCGCCTACACCGACGGTTCCAAGGACCTGATCAGCTACACCGGCGGCGTGAAGACGAAATTCGTTCACGTCGGCACCGACGCAACCAGGACCACCGACACCTACAACACCGCCGGAACCCTGCTGAGCGAAGTGGTCCAGAAGTCCGACGGCTATTACTCCACCACGCTCTATACGAGCGGCGTGAAAACCGCCGCCTATGTCAAGAATGCCGACGGCTCGCAGGACAATTACACCTACGGCATCACGGGCAAGAGCTTCACGACCCAGGTTCAACACCTCGATGCATCCGGAAAGATCACCTCGGTGACCCGCAGCCACGCCGACGGCTCGCTGGACTCGACGCAAGTCTACAACCCCGACGGCAGCAGCGTGATCACCACCTATAGCGCCACGGGCGTCAAGCTGGTCGAGACCGCCTATCACGCCGACCACAGCAAGGATGTCTGGACCTACAACATCACCGGCCAGACCTACGCGACCGAGCACGACGTCTACAACGCCACCGGCTTCCTCGCCGGCCTGACGCGATTGCACAGCGACGGCAGCCTTGCCTTCAAGCTCACGCAGACGACCGCCGGCACCAAGACGACCGATTGGTACAATGCCGCCGGCAGTCTCACCGGCGAGGTGGTCCAGAAGGCCGACGGCTTCTCCTCGACCACGCTCTACAGCAACGGCGTCAAGACCAACGCCTATGTGAAGAATGCCGACGGCAGCCAGGACAATACCGCCTACGGCATCACAGGCCAGAGCTACACCACGCTGATCCAGCACGTCGATCCCACGGGCAAGGTCACCGCCGTGACCCGCAAGCATGCCGACGGCACGCTCGACTATACCCAGGTCATCAACAGCGACGGCGGCAGCGTCGTCACCAATTATGATGCCGCGGGATCGCGGACCAAGGAAACCGACTTCCATGCCGACGGCAGCAAGGACGTCTTCCTCTTCAACATCGCCGGCCAGACCTACACGACCGAGCACGACATCTACGATGCGACCGGCTTCCTCACCACGCTGATACGCAAGCACGCCGACGGCAGCATGGCGTTCAAGCTGTTGCAGAGCGCCGATGGGACCAAGACCACGGACTGGTACGACGCCAGCGGCGTCCTCACCAGCGAGGTGCTCCAGAAGCCGAGCGGCTACAGCGCGACCACGGTGTACACCAACGGCGTGAAGACCGCGGCGTACATCACCAACGCCGACATGAGTCACGACAATTACAGCTACAACATCATCGGTCAGAGCTACACCACGCAGTACCAGCACCTCGATCCGTCCGGCCAGACCACCGAGGTGACCCGTTGGCATGCGGACAACTCGCTCGACTATACCCAAATCGTCAATAGCGACGGCAGCAGCGTGGTCACCAACTACGATGCATCAGGCGTCAAGAAGACGGAAACCGACTACCACGCCGATGGTTCGAAGGACGTCTTTCAGTTCAACGTCGCCGGCCAGACCTACACGAACGAGCACGACAGCTACGATTCGACCGGCTTCCTCACCGATATCGTTCGCACCCACGCGGACAACAGCCTGGCCTTCACGCTGAAGCAAAGCGCCGACGGAGCCAAGACCTCCGACTGGTACGACGCCCACGGCGTCATCACCAGCGAGGTGACGACCAAGAGCGATGGTTACAGCTCCACGACCGTCTATAGCGGCGGCGTGAAAAGCGCTGCCTACATCAAGAACGCCGACGGCACGTCCGACAACTGGAACTACAATATCACCGGGCAGTCGTACACGACCCAGCATCAGCACCTCGATGCCTCCGGCAAGATGGTCGAGCTCACCCGGACCCACGCCGACGGGACTCTGGACTATACCCAGGTCATCCACGACGACGGCAGCAAGCTGACGGACATCTACAACAGCGCCGGCACCAAGACCCAGGAGATCGCCAACAACACCGACGGCTCCAAGGACGTCTTCCTGTTCAACTTCAACGGACAGACCGGGACGACGCAGCACGAGAACTACAACTCCGCCAGCGCGCTGCAATTCTTCGATCAGAGCAAGGCCGACGGCACCCACAATGTCACGGCTGTCGCCGGCGGCGTGACGATCCAGGGCGGGGCCGGCAACGACGTGTTCTCGGCCGCGCCGAACTCGACCACCATCGCCTACGATCATGGCCAGGACCAGATCCTCAACTTCCAGGCCGGCGACGGCACGACGCACGACGTGGTCCAGATCTCGAAGCTGCTGGCCGCGGACTACGGTCACCTGCAGATCACGCAGTCCGGCACGAATGCGCTGATCACGTTTTCGGACAGTGATTCGATCCTGCTGAAGAACGTCTATGTCTCCAGCCTGACGAGCCACGACTTCGTGTTCGTCTGA